One window of Chryseobacterium indologenes genomic DNA carries:
- a CDS encoding carboxypeptidase-like regulatory domain-containing protein, producing MKTLIKILSIFIFAFCLFSCNEDLVEQAQTGTLKGKVVKRGSNVPLSNVKIFTNPTTQTVFSGTDGSFEIAAMPVGNYSVKAELSGYITSFQSVNIQNQNQVVTAVFEMDDDTSLNSPPATPQLLSPIDNAVNQPLSVELTWSATDPDTADVLKYSLAIKNNLDTNVIQVNDLTANHYTLSNLKFGVSYFWQVSVSDGIHQPVLSSISKFTTNTVPANRYHYTQKQNGNFVIISSDDQGNNFQFTSSSYNSWRPRKNNNAGLIAFLRTEGGSTHIYTANPDGSNPFKVTTVAVAGFNNYEMDFAWSTNGKELIYSNFNKLYRINKDGSGLSLVYTTPDGSMISECDWSYDGSKIALKTNDYNGYNTKVYVIDMTGSVLKTVLSGSPGASGGLNFSVDGQLLLFTRDVSGYLDGSGNYRQLDSHIFIYNLATDAISDISAESEKVMGTNDLDPRFSPNNAQIIFMNTSNDNISQRNVMVIDLNSSLTDLTRTSLFSNGEMPDYE from the coding sequence ATGAAAACTTTAATTAAAATACTCAGCATATTCATCTTTGCTTTTTGTCTGTTTTCATGCAATGAAGACCTTGTAGAACAGGCTCAAACAGGAACATTAAAAGGGAAAGTTGTAAAAAGAGGCAGTAATGTGCCGCTTTCCAATGTGAAAATCTTTACCAATCCTACAACGCAAACGGTTTTCAGTGGTACAGACGGTTCCTTTGAAATTGCAGCCATGCCCGTAGGCAATTATTCAGTAAAAGCAGAGCTTTCAGGATATATTACCAGCTTTCAGTCTGTCAATATACAGAATCAAAATCAAGTGGTAACAGCAGTTTTTGAGATGGATGACGACACCTCATTGAATTCTCCTCCCGCTACGCCACAGTTGCTAAGTCCGATAGATAACGCAGTCAATCAACCTTTGAGCGTCGAATTAACCTGGAGCGCAACAGATCCGGATACAGCGGATGTTTTAAAATACAGTTTGGCAATTAAAAATAATCTTGACACTAATGTGATTCAGGTTAATGATTTGACAGCTAATCATTATACGCTTTCAAATCTGAAGTTTGGTGTAAGTTACTTCTGGCAGGTGTCTGTTTCGGACGGCATTCACCAGCCAGTTTTAAGCTCAATCAGTAAATTCACCACCAATACGGTACCGGCCAACAGGTATCATTATACACAAAAACAGAATGGAAACTTTGTTATTATCTCCAGTGATGATCAGGGAAATAATTTCCAGTTTACCAGTTCTTCCTACAACAGCTGGCGGCCACGTAAGAACAATAATGCAGGCCTCATTGCTTTCCTTCGTACAGAAGGCGGAAGTACTCATATTTATACAGCCAATCCTGACGGTTCCAATCCTTTTAAAGTAACAACGGTGGCTGTGGCAGGTTTTAATAATTATGAAATGGATTTTGCCTGGAGTACAAATGGTAAAGAGCTTATTTATTCTAACTTCAATAAACTATACAGGATCAATAAAGATGGCAGTGGTCTGAGTCTGGTATATACTACCCCGGACGGAAGCATGATATCCGAATGTGACTGGAGTTATGACGGTAGTAAAATAGCGTTGAAAACCAACGATTATAACGGTTATAATACGAAGGTTTATGTTATAGATATGACAGGAAGTGTCCTTAAAACTGTTTTGTCCGGTTCGCCGGGAGCCAGCGGTGGACTGAATTTCTCCGTAGACGGACAGCTTCTTCTCTTTACCCGTGATGTCTCAGGATATCTTGATGGAAGCGGAAATTACAGACAACTGGATTCACATATTTTCATTTACAATCTGGCTACAGATGCCATAAGTGATATCTCTGCCGAAAGCGAAAAAGTGATGGGAACCAATGATCTTGATCCAAGATTCTCACCGAATAATGCACAGATCATTTTTATGAACACTTCCAATGATAATATTTCGCAGAGAAATGTAATGGTCATTGATCTTAACAGTAGTTTGACAGATCTTACCCGAACATCGCTTTTCAGCAACGGTGAGATGCCGGATTATGAATAA
- a CDS encoding response regulator transcription factor, producing the protein MMKPRLTIFDEPMLYTEGLSRLLTQSKIFSTIDICNSLETLSQHLKEEPSEMLVMSSNMLMLTEICKLVESIISQHKNTKIIVIGSSYDVIDMRKLFNKGIKGYLDKNCTYDEFLKSINVLLLNEIYISDHAKEKMINFISSEQEKQNPHIKEPLTRREMEILKLICDGCSSKDISEKLFISINTVETHRKRILLKLNAKNSVGIVKYAIENHIID; encoded by the coding sequence ATGATGAAACCAAGATTGACCATTTTTGATGAACCCATGCTGTATACAGAGGGATTATCAAGACTGCTTACACAAAGCAAAATTTTCAGCACCATTGACATTTGTAATTCTTTAGAAACCCTCTCCCAACACTTAAAAGAAGAACCATCGGAAATGCTTGTCATGAGCTCCAATATGCTCATGCTTACAGAAATCTGCAAATTGGTAGAAAGCATTATTTCTCAACATAAAAACACCAAAATCATTGTCATAGGAAGCTCTTATGACGTGATAGATATGCGGAAGCTCTTCAACAAAGGCATCAAGGGTTATCTGGACAAAAACTGCACCTATGACGAGTTCCTGAAGTCCATTAATGTCTTGCTCCTTAATGAAATCTATATCAGTGATCATGCAAAGGAAAAAATGATAAATTTCATCAGCAGCGAACAAGAAAAACAAAATCCCCACATTAAAGAACCCCTCACCCGCCGTGAAATGGAAATCCTTAAACTGATCTGCGATGGTTGCAGCAGTAAAGACATCTCTGAAAAACTTTTTATCAGTATCAATACGGTAGAAACACACCGAAAAAGAATTCTTTTGAAACTCAATGCGAAAAACTCAGTCGGAATTGTAAAATATGCTATTGAGAACCATATTATCGACTGA
- a CDS encoding OsmC family protein → MKKHHYKTTIQWTGNQGTGTSGYKEYERSHRISAENKIVIEGSSDPAFRGDRTKYNPEEMLLSSLSSCHMLWYLHFCSEAGIIVTEYTDEATGTMEETASGSGHFTEATLHPKVTVAEKSMVEKAEQLHHKANQFCFIANSVNFPVKHIPTTLVK, encoded by the coding sequence ATGAAAAAACACCATTACAAAACGACTATCCAATGGACAGGCAATCAAGGAACAGGAACCAGCGGATATAAGGAATACGAAAGAAGCCACAGGATCTCAGCAGAAAACAAAATTGTTATAGAAGGTTCATCTGATCCGGCATTTCGTGGTGACAGAACAAAATACAATCCGGAAGAAATGCTTTTATCTTCCCTTTCCTCCTGTCATATGCTCTGGTATCTGCACTTCTGTTCTGAAGCCGGTATTATTGTAACAGAATATACTGATGAAGCTACTGGTACCATGGAAGAAACAGCCAGCGGAAGCGGTCATTTTACGGAAGCAACCTTGCATCCCAAAGTAACAGTTGCAGAAAAATCAATGGTTGAAAAAGCAGAACAGCTTCATCATAAAGCAAATCAATTTTGCTTCATTGCCAACTCAGTTAACTTTCCTGTTAAACATATCCCTACCACGTTAGTTAAATAA
- a CDS encoding CsgG/HfaB family protein, with protein MTTYTYTRIFFCSFLLCILQACSSIFGLPSDPEKPTMGEVTSSTAELKNLPLPKEKIVIGVYKFRDQTGQYKPSENGNNWSTAVPQGTTTILIKALEDSHWFIPIERENIANLLNERQIIRSTRQEYIKDADKNSQALPPLLYAGILLEGGVISYDSNILTGGLGARYFGIGASTQYRQDRITIYLRAVSTLNGEILKTVYTSKTILSTSVNGSFFRYIDTERLLEAEVGLTQNEPVQLAVTEAIEKAVKSLIVEGIRDKIWGKAVDSSGGYQSLIDEYNREQEQNDGRAIGGKYPENYRQKVSIFANVEGQKVKDDYVDSKMNVGGKIGFKYFLTPYLNMEVNGSYFTLENSNIVKRNYFGPEVNLEYILFPKYRFSPYVYGGAGAMYSKYKPQYKAQFGGGLEYMISRNVSLRASAQYDLGFKDDWEGLINGKRKDQALRFGIGINFYFGNK; from the coding sequence CTTCGGATCCCGAAAAACCAACGATGGGAGAGGTTACTTCCTCTACCGCAGAATTGAAAAATCTTCCCCTTCCTAAAGAAAAAATTGTAATAGGGGTCTACAAATTCCGGGACCAGACCGGCCAGTATAAACCTTCCGAGAACGGAAACAACTGGAGCACGGCAGTCCCTCAGGGAACCACCACTATTCTTATCAAAGCACTGGAAGACAGCCATTGGTTTATCCCTATTGAAAGGGAAAACATTGCCAATCTTCTCAATGAAAGACAAATCATCCGTTCCACAAGACAGGAATACATAAAGGATGCAGATAAAAACAGTCAGGCACTTCCACCTCTTTTGTATGCCGGAATTCTTCTTGAAGGCGGCGTAATCTCCTATGACAGTAATATTCTCACCGGAGGACTTGGAGCAAGATATTTCGGAATCGGTGCTTCCACACAATACCGCCAGGACAGAATTACTATTTACCTTCGTGCTGTCTCTACCCTTAACGGAGAAATTCTTAAAACAGTTTATACCTCTAAAACCATTCTTTCAACCAGCGTCAACGGAAGCTTCTTCAGATATATCGATACAGAAAGACTTCTGGAAGCTGAGGTAGGACTCACCCAAAATGAGCCCGTTCAGCTTGCTGTCACCGAGGCTATTGAAAAAGCTGTAAAATCTCTTATCGTAGAAGGAATAAGAGACAAAATATGGGGAAAAGCAGTGGATTCCAGTGGAGGATATCAAAGTTTAATCGATGAATATAACAGAGAACAGGAGCAAAACGATGGAAGAGCAATAGGTGGAAAATATCCAGAAAACTACAGACAGAAAGTTTCCATATTCGCCAATGTTGAAGGGCAGAAAGTGAAAGATGATTATGTAGACTCTAAAATGAATGTCGGAGGTAAAATAGGATTTAAATATTTCCTTACCCCTTACCTGAATATGGAAGTGAACGGCAGTTACTTTACTCTTGAAAATTCAAATATTGTGAAAAGAAACTATTTCGGTCCCGAAGTGAATCTGGAATATATACTTTTCCCTAAATACAGATTCAGTCCATACGTGTACGGTGGGGCAGGAGCCATGTATTCAAAATATAAACCTCAATATAAAGCACAGTTCGGGGGAGGGCTGGAATATATGATCAGCCGGAATGTTTCACTGAGAGCTTCAGCCCAATATGACCTGGGCTTCAAAGACGACTGGGAAGGCCTTATAAACGGAAAAAGGAAAGATCAGGCTTTACGCTTCGGTATAGGAATCAACTTTTACTTCGGAAACAAATAA